CACCAACGCACCGTCCTCACAGTACTCGACGCTCCGCTCCGCGTTCTCCCGGATCAGGGCGGTATCCCGCGCGCCCCAGAGCACGAGCGTCGGCACCGTCACCCGCTCGCGGCGGTCGAACAACCCGCTCCGCAATCCGTTCGCGCGGTACCAGTTCAGCATCCCCGTCAGCGCCCCCGGGCGACCCCAGGCGGTGCGGTAGCGCGCGAGGTCCACCTCCGAGAAGGTGCCCGGTCGGGAGCTGTCGGTGAGCCCCCGCTCCAGCAGTTCGAAGTCCCGCGCCCGGAGCGCCGCCTCGGGGAGGCGGGGAAGCTGGAAGACGCCGGCGTACCAGCTTCGCAGGGCCTGCCGCGGGTTCTCCCGGATAACCTCGCCGAACGCGCCCGGGTGGGGGACGTTGAGGATCCCGAGGCGCTCGACGCGCCCGGGGTGGTCGAGCGCGAGCCACCACGCGACCATCGCGCCCCAGTCGTGGCCCACGATCCGGGCCGCGTCGTACCCCTCGGCGTCGAGGAGGCCGACGACGTCGCGGGCGAGAGCGTCGATGCGGTAGGCCCCCCTCCGGCCGGGCCTGTCGCTCAGGTTGTAGCCGCGCTGGTCGGGGACGAGGAGACGGTAGCCCGCGTCGGCGAGCGCCGGCAGTTGCCGCCGCCAGCCGTACCAGAACTCGGGAAAGCCGTGGAGCAGGACGACCGGCGCGCCGTCCTCGGGACCGACCGTCCGAACGTGGAGGGTGACGCCGTTCGTCTCGACGTACCGCGAGGTGCCGGGGAGGTCGCGGGTTCGCTGGACCATGGCGTC
The Halomarina pelagica DNA segment above includes these coding regions:
- a CDS encoding alpha/beta fold hydrolase — protein: MVQRTRDLPGTSRYVETNGVTLHVRTVGPEDGAPVVLLHGFPEFWYGWRRQLPALADAGYRLLVPDQRGYNLSDRPGRRGAYRIDALARDVVGLLDAEGYDAARIVGHDWGAMVAWWLALDHPGRVERLGILNVPHPGAFGEVIRENPRQALRSWYAGVFQLPRLPEAALRARDFELLERGLTDSSRPGTFSEVDLARYRTAWGRPGALTGMLNWYRANGLRSGLFDRRERVTVPTLVLWGARDTALIRENAERSVEYCEDGALVVFEDATHWVQHEKADEVNEKLVDFLA